A stretch of Christensenellaceae bacterium DNA encodes these proteins:
- a CDS encoding GGDEF domain-containing protein produces the protein MKKQKKLSRVDIQAFILTAVMVVLSCVLIFSINYTLSYKDMIDSLQDRALGIYDYLEDNLDQESFRSLNAKSDMQSEEYREMKKMFKNIKSAAGVRYLYTAKRNDLGEYIYLVDGLPSESEDFRNVGDLIEPEIIPDIERAYRGEIVLPEQIKDTSWGNIFISYFPIHAGSGDDSVSGVVGIEFDAEHQYQTFRWLKLATPIIIIVCCVVSGIIAAILFKRISNPAYRDFANTDMLTGLNNRNSFDVMLHNLEALPNKEGIGFIVIDLDGLKQINDSLGHAAGDEYIREGSRLLQRFIRPPDVLYRIGGDEFAAFVRGRNFAGLDALAESIEEASADCKTKNGALVRLSVGCAVFRPESDVSLIDVMNRADQAMYHMKKMKKKTQG, from the coding sequence ATGAAAAAGCAGAAAAAGTTAAGCCGCGTCGATATACAGGCGTTTATCCTGACCGCCGTTATGGTGGTGCTTTCCTGCGTTCTGATATTTTCTATCAACTATACGCTTTCGTACAAGGATATGATCGACAGCCTGCAGGACAGGGCGCTGGGCATCTATGATTATCTGGAGGACAACCTTGACCAGGAAAGCTTCCGCAGCCTTAATGCCAAAAGCGATATGCAAAGCGAAGAATATCGTGAAATGAAGAAGATGTTCAAGAATATCAAATCTGCTGCAGGCGTACGGTATCTTTATACCGCGAAACGAAACGATTTGGGCGAATACATTTACTTGGTGGACGGCCTGCCCTCGGAAAGCGAAGACTTTCGCAACGTGGGAGACCTGATCGAACCCGAGATTATTCCTGACATTGAGAGGGCGTACCGCGGCGAAATCGTACTGCCCGAGCAAATCAAAGATACGTCGTGGGGAAATATCTTTATTTCGTACTTCCCCATCCACGCGGGCAGCGGCGACGACAGCGTTTCCGGCGTTGTAGGGATCGAGTTTGACGCGGAGCACCAATACCAGACGTTCCGTTGGCTTAAGCTGGCGACGCCTATCATCATAATAGTATGCTGCGTCGTTTCCGGTATTATCGCGGCCATCCTCTTCAAACGGATTTCAAATCCCGCTTACCGTGACTTTGCCAATACAGATATGCTCACGGGACTCAACAACAGGAATTCGTTCGACGTTATGCTGCACAACTTAGAAGCGCTGCCGAATAAAGAAGGGATCGGCTTTATCGTCATAGATCTTGACGGCCTCAAGCAGATAAACGATTCGCTGGGTCACGCCGCGGGAGACGAATATATCCGCGAGGGGAGCAGACTTTTACAGCGCTTTATCCGTCCGCCGGACGTCCTTTACCGCATTGGAGGGGACGAGTTTGCCGCCTTTGTGCGCGGACGCAATTTTGCAGGGCTGGATGCGCTTGCGGAGTCGATCGAGGAGGCGTCTGCGGATTGCAAAACAAAAAACGGCGCCCTTGTAAGGTTATCCGTTGGGTGCGCGGTTTTCCGGCCGGAAAGCGATGTAAGCCTTATAGATGTCATGAACAGGGCGGATCAGGCCATGTACCATATGAAAAAAATGAAAAAGAAAACGCAAGGATAG
- a CDS encoding oligoendopeptidase F, with amino-acid sequence MEEKIRDQIDKKYKWVLEDIYPTDTAWEEDYAALERAMKKIPEIEKTLTKDAKSLAKALRSMEKMEHIAGKLFVYARMRRDENNANTTYQAMTARAMDINVRLGSALSFVNPALLALKPGVLEEYIKSAKDHCKHGRDSKTCKKGGHCKKCDHNIKGNDKLADYDFMLRELIRSKKHVLSEKEEKLLSMSADIAGAPKDIFTMIDNADLKFGSVKDSDGKRVQLSHGKYIVMMQSPDREVRKNTYKTYYKSYQDMINTISAAYSASVKKDVFYAKARKYGSALEKSLFSDNVPVALYDNLIETIHKNLPTMYRYVDVRKKALKLDELYMYDIYTPLAEETHGEYSYEQSMDMVKRGLAVLGDEYATLLQEAQDNGWIDVYETPGKTSGAYSWGVYGVHPYVLLNHRGDLDSVFTIAHELGHAMHTYHSNKYQSEAKAGYEIFVAEVASTVNEILLTHHLLDTITDKQARKYVLNHYLDQFRTTVVRQTMFAEFEKMTHSAVEQGQALTHEVLCRMYGDLNALYYGPQMQRDDIISYEWSRIPHFYNAFYVYKYATGFSCAVQIASDILSGKKNAVRDYIRFLSSGGSDHPLELLKIAHVDLASGGPVDVCMQEFDKALTEFEQTI; translated from the coding sequence ATGGAAGAGAAAATAAGAGATCAAATCGACAAGAAATACAAATGGGTATTAGAGGATATTTATCCGACCGATACGGCATGGGAAGAGGATTATGCCGCCCTGGAGCGGGCGATGAAAAAAATTCCGGAGATTGAAAAGACGCTGACCAAGGATGCAAAAAGCCTTGCGAAAGCGCTTCGGTCTATGGAAAAGATGGAGCATATCGCGGGGAAACTGTTCGTATATGCGCGCATGCGCCGCGATGAAAATAACGCCAACACAACATACCAGGCGATGACCGCGCGCGCGATGGACATAAATGTCCGCCTCGGGAGCGCGCTTTCGTTTGTGAATCCCGCTTTGCTGGCCTTAAAGCCAGGGGTGCTCGAAGAATATATCAAGAGCGCGAAAGACCACTGTAAGCACGGACGCGATTCCAAGACGTGCAAAAAGGGCGGCCATTGCAAGAAGTGCGACCACAATATAAAAGGCAACGATAAGCTTGCCGATTACGATTTTATGTTAAGGGAGCTCATACGCAGCAAAAAGCACGTGCTTTCGGAAAAGGAAGAAAAGCTGCTTTCCATGAGCGCGGATATTGCGGGCGCGCCCAAGGACATTTTTACGATGATCGACAACGCGGACCTCAAGTTCGGCAGCGTGAAAGATTCCGACGGTAAAAGGGTGCAGCTTTCGCATGGGAAATACATTGTGATGATGCAGAGTCCGGACCGCGAAGTGCGTAAGAATACCTATAAAACGTATTACAAATCCTATCAGGATATGATCAACACCATCAGCGCGGCTTATTCTGCAAGCGTGAAAAAGGACGTGTTTTATGCAAAGGCGCGTAAATACGGCAGCGCACTGGAAAAATCGTTGTTTTCGGATAATGTGCCGGTCGCGCTTTACGACAACTTGATCGAAACCATCCACAAAAACCTGCCCACTATGTATCGCTATGTGGACGTGCGCAAAAAGGCGCTCAAATTGGACGAACTCTATATGTACGATATTTATACGCCGCTTGCAGAAGAAACGCACGGCGAATACTCTTACGAGCAGTCCATGGATATGGTAAAGCGGGGGCTTGCCGTTTTGGGCGACGAATACGCCACGTTATTGCAGGAAGCACAGGATAATGGCTGGATCGACGTATACGAAACGCCGGGGAAAACGAGCGGCGCTTATTCGTGGGGCGTTTATGGCGTACATCCGTATGTGCTTTTGAATCATCGGGGCGACCTTGACAGCGTGTTTACCATCGCGCATGAACTGGGACACGCGATGCATACCTATCATTCCAACAAATACCAGAGCGAAGCAAAGGCGGGTTACGAAATATTTGTTGCGGAAGTAGCGAGCACGGTCAACGAGATATTGCTCACGCACCACCTGCTGGATACGATCACGGATAAGCAGGCGCGCAAATATGTGCTCAACCACTATCTGGACCAGTTCCGCACTACGGTAGTGCGCCAGACTATGTTCGCGGAGTTTGAAAAGATGACGCACAGCGCGGTGGAGCAGGGCCAGGCACTCACGCATGAGGTGCTGTGCCGGATGTACGGCGACCTGAACGCGCTTTATTACGGGCCGCAAATGCAGCGTGACGACATCATTTCCTATGAGTGGTCGCGTATCCCGCATTTTTATAACGCGTTTTATGTCTATAAATATGCGACGGGCTTCTCGTGCGCGGTGCAGATTGCCTCGGATATTCTTTCCGGCAAGAAAAACGCGGTGCGCGACTATATCCGTTTCCTCTCCTCGGGTGGAAGCGATCATCCTTTGGAACTTCTCAAGATTGCGCATGTGGATCTTGCAAGCGGCGGTCCGGTGGACGTGTGTATGCAGGAGTTTGATAAGGCGCTCACGGAGTTTGAGCAGACAATCTGA
- a CDS encoding UPF0210 protein, whose amino-acid sequence MLNQKDILKTIDMISKQNLDIRTITMGISLLSCVSEDPQVCAQRVYEKIVRQAKYLVPTGEAIESEFGIPIVNKRISVTPISLISQGCGEYILFAKAMDKAAKEVGVDFIGGYSAFVQKAATQAEKDFIDTIPDALAQTDLVCSSVNIGTTRAGINMDEVAHMGRVIKKSAELTASKDGLGAAKLVVFANAVEDNPFMAGAFHGTGEGDCVINVGVSGPGVVKVALENKKGQPIDEIADTIKRTAFNITRMGQLVAREASRRLGVPFGIVDLSLAPTPAIGDSVAYILEEMGLETCGAHGTTAALALLNDAVKKGGIMASSHVGGLSGAFIPVSEDAGMIHAVETGALTLSKLEAMTCVCSVGLDMIALPGDTPDYVIAAIIADEAAIGMVNTKTTAVRLIPVPGKKVGESVNFGGLLGRAPIMPYNANSPKAFIARGGRLPAPLHAQRN is encoded by the coding sequence ATGCTGAATCAAAAAGACATACTAAAAACAATAGACATGATCTCCAAGCAGAATTTGGATATTCGTACCATCACGATGGGCATATCGCTTTTGAGCTGCGTTTCGGAAGACCCGCAGGTATGCGCGCAGCGCGTATATGAGAAGATCGTGCGGCAGGCCAAATATCTGGTGCCCACCGGAGAGGCGATCGAAAGCGAATTCGGTATCCCGATCGTCAACAAGAGGATTTCTGTGACGCCTATATCGCTGATTTCGCAGGGCTGCGGGGAGTATATCCTGTTTGCAAAAGCGATGGACAAGGCCGCAAAAGAGGTGGGCGTCGATTTTATCGGCGGATATTCCGCGTTTGTGCAAAAAGCGGCGACGCAAGCGGAAAAGGACTTTATCGATACGATACCGGACGCGCTGGCGCAGACGGATTTGGTGTGTTCTTCCGTGAATATCGGCACCACGCGCGCAGGTATCAATATGGACGAGGTGGCGCACATGGGGCGCGTCATCAAAAAGAGCGCGGAGCTAACGGCGAGCAAGGACGGGCTGGGCGCGGCCAAACTGGTTGTATTCGCAAATGCGGTAGAGGATAATCCGTTTATGGCGGGCGCGTTTCACGGGACGGGTGAGGGAGACTGCGTGATCAACGTAGGCGTATCCGGCCCGGGTGTTGTGAAAGTCGCGCTGGAAAATAAAAAAGGACAGCCCATAGATGAGATCGCGGATACGATCAAACGTACGGCTTTCAATATCACGCGTATGGGGCAGCTTGTTGCGCGCGAAGCAAGCCGCAGGCTGGGCGTGCCTTTCGGTATCGTCGATTTGTCGCTTGCGCCGACGCCGGCCATCGGCGACAGCGTGGCCTATATTCTGGAAGAAATGGGCTTGGAAACCTGCGGCGCGCACGGAACAACAGCCGCGCTTGCCCTTTTGAACGACGCGGTCAAAAAGGGCGGTATCATGGCCTCCTCACATGTAGGCGGGCTTTCGGGCGCATTCATTCCCGTAAGTGAGGACGCGGGTATGATCCACGCGGTGGAAACGGGCGCTCTTACACTTTCCAAGCTGGAAGCGATGACGTGCGTATGTTCGGTGGGGCTGGATATGATCGCGCTGCCCGGCGACACGCCGGATTATGTGATTGCGGCGATCATCGCGGATGAAGCGGCGATCGGCATGGTGAATACCAAGACGACGGCAGTGCGTCTGATTCCGGTTCCGGGAAAGAAAGTGGGCGAATCCGTAAACTTTGGCGGTCTTTTGGGACGCGCGCCGATTATGCCGTATAACGCCAATTCCCCCAAAGCGTTTATTGCGCGCGGCGGAAGACTTCCTGCGCCGCTGCATGCGCAAAGAAATTAG
- a CDS encoding UPF0237 protein, giving the protein MRAIVSVLGHDKPGIIAKVSNTLYEVNANILDITQTVLRDEYFAMTMLIDLSALNASFEQLKEKLAQTGGEIGMEIRLMREEIFNSMHRI; this is encoded by the coding sequence ATGAGAGCGATCGTAAGCGTCCTCGGCCACGACAAGCCGGGCATTATTGCCAAAGTGTCGAACACATTATACGAAGTGAATGCAAATATCCTCGACATCACGCAGACGGTCCTGCGCGACGAATATTTTGCCATGACCATGCTCATCGATCTTTCTGCCTTAAACGCATCTTTTGAGCAGCTCAAGGAAAAGCTCGCTCAAACGGGCGGGGAAATCGGCATGGAGATCCGGCTGATGCGCGAAGAGATTTTCAACAGTATGCACAGAATATAA